The following coding sequences are from one Streptomyces sp. NBC_01485 window:
- a CDS encoding transglycosylase SLT domain-containing protein produces MSAVAQPRRNRRTRLVRTLTAAAAGAAVLALPIIGATSASAATPTVATATSLGYANNLDGWIRASLQVMAQHGIPGSYNGIYRNVIRESSGNPNAINLWDSNAAAGIPSKGLLQVIDPTFNAYHVSGTSWNSYDPVANITAACNYAAARYGSIDNVFGAY; encoded by the coding sequence ATGTCCGCTGTCGCTCAGCCGCGCCGCAACCGGCGTACCCGTCTCGTCCGCACGCTCACCGCCGCCGCCGCCGGCGCGGCCGTGCTCGCCCTCCCGATCATCGGAGCGACCAGCGCCTCCGCGGCGACCCCGACCGTCGCCACCGCGACCAGCCTCGGCTACGCCAACAACCTCGACGGCTGGATCCGCGCGTCCCTCCAGGTCATGGCGCAGCACGGGATCCCGGGGTCGTACAACGGCATCTACCGCAACGTCATCCGCGAGTCCTCGGGCAACCCCAACGCCATCAACCTCTGGGACTCCAACGCGGCCGCGGGCATCCCGTCCAAGGGCCTGCTCCAGGTGATCGACCCGACCTTCAACGCCTACCACGTCTCCGGCACGTCGTGGAACTCGTACGACCCGGTCGCGAACATCACCGCGGCCTGCAACTACGCGGCCGCCCGGTACGGCTCGATCGACAACGTCTTCGGCGCGTACTGA
- a CDS encoding HAD family hydrolase: protein MAAPTAYAARTRYSPYSLIATDLDGTLLRGDDTFSDRSLDALARVAHAGARHLVVTGRPAPRVRPLLDRLHSRGLAVCGQGAQLYDAGADRLLWSVTLDRELAETALGKIEAEVGQLYAAVDQDGVDGLTLIEPGYRMPHPTLPALRVERRDDLWCEPISKVLLRHPTLSDDELAATARSAVGSLATVTMSGPGTVELQPCGITKATGLALAAEHLGLRAEDTIAFGDMPNDIPMFDWAARGVAMANAHPELKAVADEVTTSNEDDGVAVVLERLFPQDPVGPSRTRSTRGPLETDLNAP, encoded by the coding sequence ATGGCCGCACCCACCGCATATGCCGCACGCACCCGGTACTCCCCGTACTCCCTCATCGCCACCGACCTGGACGGAACGCTGCTCCGCGGCGACGACACCTTCTCCGACCGGTCGCTCGACGCGCTCGCGCGGGTGGCGCACGCGGGCGCACGCCACCTCGTGGTGACGGGCCGGCCGGCCCCGCGGGTACGACCGCTGCTCGACCGCCTGCACAGCAGGGGGCTCGCGGTGTGCGGACAGGGCGCGCAGTTGTACGACGCCGGCGCGGACCGTCTGCTGTGGTCGGTCACCCTGGACCGGGAACTGGCGGAGACCGCGCTCGGCAAGATCGAGGCGGAGGTGGGGCAGCTGTACGCGGCCGTCGACCAGGACGGCGTCGACGGGCTGACGCTCATCGAGCCGGGCTACCGGATGCCGCACCCGACCCTGCCCGCCCTGCGCGTCGAGCGGCGCGACGACCTGTGGTGCGAGCCGATCAGCAAGGTGCTGCTGCGCCATCCCACCCTGTCCGACGACGAGTTGGCGGCGACGGCCCGCTCGGCGGTCGGCTCGCTCGCCACGGTGACCATGTCGGGTCCCGGCACGGTCGAGTTGCAGCCCTGCGGGATCACCAAGGCGACGGGCCTGGCGCTGGCGGCCGAACACCTGGGCCTGCGGGCCGAGGACACCATCGCCTTCGGGGACATGCCCAACGACATCCCGATGTTCGACTGGGCCGCGCGCGGAGTCGCGATGGCCAACGCCCACCCCGAACTCAAGGCGGTGGCCGACGAGGTGACGACGTCGAACGAGGACGACGGCGTGGCCGTCGTCCTCGAAAGACTGTTTCCGCAGGACCCCGTTGGACCCTCTAGGACCCGTAGTACCCGTGGACCCCTAGAGACTGACCTCAACGCCCCGTAA
- a CDS encoding polyprenyl synthetase family protein, producing MTVVGPFGLSVRDQALEADVQAGLAAVEEGLLEATKSEVPFITEAAQHLVRAGGKRFRPLLVALAAQFGDPYAPGIVPSAVVVELTHLATLYHDDVMDEAAVRRGVPSANARWGNSVAVLTGDFLFARASHILADLGPEAVRVQAEAFERLVTGQILETAGPTDGRDPVEHYLDVLAGKTGSLVAVACRFGAMMSGADETVVDVLTQYGERLGVAFQLADDVLDIASDSHESGKTPGTDLREGVPTLPVLRLRERAARLSLPEDIALCELLDSDLSDDDRLAEALEALRAHPALEQARRDTVRYAKDARSALAPLRECDAKAALLELCDAVVHRAG from the coding sequence GTGACCGTCGTCGGGCCGTTCGGGCTGAGCGTGCGGGACCAGGCTCTGGAAGCCGATGTCCAGGCCGGATTGGCGGCTGTCGAGGAAGGCTTGCTCGAGGCCACCAAGAGTGAGGTCCCGTTCATCACGGAGGCCGCCCAGCATCTCGTGCGGGCGGGCGGGAAGCGGTTCCGGCCCCTGCTCGTGGCCCTCGCGGCGCAGTTCGGTGACCCGTACGCGCCGGGCATCGTGCCGTCGGCCGTGGTCGTCGAGCTCACCCACCTGGCCACTCTGTACCACGACGACGTGATGGACGAGGCAGCCGTGCGCCGCGGGGTGCCCAGCGCCAACGCACGCTGGGGGAACTCGGTCGCCGTCCTCACGGGTGACTTCCTCTTCGCGCGCGCCTCCCACATCCTGGCCGACCTCGGGCCGGAGGCGGTGCGGGTGCAGGCGGAGGCGTTCGAGCGGCTGGTCACCGGGCAGATCCTGGAGACGGCCGGGCCGACGGACGGGCGCGACCCGGTCGAGCACTACCTCGACGTGCTCGCCGGCAAGACGGGCTCGCTGGTGGCGGTGGCCTGCCGGTTCGGGGCGATGATGTCGGGCGCCGACGAGACGGTCGTCGACGTGCTGACGCAGTACGGCGAGCGGCTGGGCGTCGCCTTCCAGCTCGCGGACGACGTCCTGGACATCGCGTCCGACTCGCACGAGTCGGGCAAGACGCCCGGCACGGACCTTCGCGAGGGCGTTCCCACGCTGCCCGTGCTGCGGCTGCGGGAGCGGGCGGCGCGGTTGTCGTTGCCCGAGGACATCGCGCTGTGCGAGCTGCTGGACTCCGACCTCAGTGACGACGACCGGCTCGCCGAGGCCCTGGAGGCGCTCCGGGCCCACCCGGCGCTGGAGCAGGCCCGCCGCGACACCGTGCGGTACGCGAAGGACGCGCGGTCCGCGCTGGCGCCGCTGCGGGAGTGCGACGCGAAGGCGGCGCTGCTGGAACTCTGCGACGCGGTGGTCCACCGAGCCGGCTGA
- a CDS encoding lipopolysaccharide biosynthesis protein yields the protein MAETQAEIQVPEPSAPSAGTEAAGPAPAGSGRGSDSLFRNAYFLMLSTGVSAVLGLGFWLVAARYYSEEAVGQGSAAIAAMRLLASVTATTMIGAVVRFVPRAGRATGSLVWRAYAASSVVVAVAAFVFLLTLDLWGATYAPLGTTAAGAVFVVACVAWALLTLQDGVLTGLRRSGWVPLGNAVFSVGKLILLVVVATALPVLGIFVSWAVAIAFSTLPLGWLIFRRLIPRQAAADRDLEPPALREMGRFLAGDSLGALFSLAMINLLPVMVAVRFSAAENGYFYVAYTVGGTMEFMAINMASSLTAHASHDPRRLADGVRGALRRMALLLVPVVLVLVLFAPQILLPFNEDYAEHGTTVLRLLAAGALPRVVVELYIGVLRVQGRTGVLAALQGAMCTLVLGAAAVLFAPAGIAGAGWAVLLSMTLIAAVSAVGLRSALRRNDRLPAGRSAVAPAYGTRWARLNATAGYGTNWARRAAYEREGIDEDTVTLFIGRPGYEREALQADTLALIVRPHGGGGRDAVADEESVAHEEDAARSGAAVRSSSARARARGRWVGGVLWGLLGVGTAVFWAALRELPWSDGPSADVLTGRQLLAALPLTALVAGGLVLVVFVGAVTLRAARDAWLPGAALGSALLALYAVPVAFGWEPTPVGGALYGKAARFLADGVGLDGPEPLLRWAPPAGQLLCLIPLWLLLARAGRRLTWPGRWGVLYLVALGDWVWRQELAPTALPLFGVLVLVLALATLSLRLCGKERRAQDRRRTVSEAGRAGGSSRSSPPRGNRRDPGPR from the coding sequence GTGGCTGAGACCCAGGCCGAGATCCAGGTACCCGAGCCCTCGGCGCCGTCCGCCGGGACGGAGGCGGCAGGCCCGGCGCCGGCCGGCAGCGGCCGAGGCTCCGACTCCCTGTTCCGGAACGCCTACTTCCTGATGCTCAGCACGGGCGTCTCCGCCGTGCTGGGACTGGGCTTCTGGCTGGTGGCCGCGCGCTACTACTCGGAGGAGGCCGTCGGGCAGGGCTCGGCCGCGATCGCGGCGATGCGGCTGCTCGCCAGCGTCACGGCGACGACGATGATCGGCGCCGTCGTCCGCTTCGTGCCGCGCGCGGGACGGGCCACGGGCTCGCTGGTGTGGCGGGCGTACGCGGCCAGTTCGGTGGTCGTGGCCGTCGCCGCGTTCGTCTTCCTGCTCACCCTCGATCTGTGGGGGGCGACGTACGCACCGCTCGGCACGACGGCCGCGGGGGCGGTGTTCGTCGTCGCGTGTGTGGCGTGGGCCCTGCTCACCCTCCAGGACGGGGTGCTCACCGGGCTGCGCAGATCGGGGTGGGTGCCCCTCGGCAACGCGGTGTTCTCGGTGGGCAAGCTGATCCTGCTGGTCGTCGTCGCGACCGCGCTGCCGGTGCTCGGCATCTTCGTGTCCTGGGCCGTCGCGATCGCGTTCTCGACCCTGCCGCTGGGCTGGTTGATCTTCCGCAGGCTGATCCCGCGCCAGGCCGCCGCCGACCGCGACCTGGAGCCCCCCGCGCTGCGGGAGATGGGCCGCTTCCTGGCCGGGGACTCGCTGGGCGCGCTGTTCAGCCTGGCGATGATCAACCTGCTGCCGGTGATGGTCGCGGTCCGCTTCAGCGCGGCGGAGAACGGCTACTTCTACGTGGCGTACACCGTCGGCGGCACGATGGAGTTCATGGCCATCAACATGGCCTCCTCCCTCACCGCGCACGCCTCGCACGACCCGCGCCGGCTCGCCGACGGAGTACGCGGGGCGCTGCGCCGGATGGCGCTGCTGCTGGTGCCGGTGGTGCTCGTGCTGGTGCTGTTCGCCCCGCAGATCCTGCTGCCGTTCAACGAGGACTACGCCGAGCACGGCACCACCGTGCTGCGGCTGCTGGCCGCGGGGGCGCTGCCCAGGGTCGTGGTCGAGCTGTACATCGGGGTGCTGCGGGTGCAGGGCCGTACCGGGGTGCTCGCCGCGCTCCAGGGCGCCATGTGCACGCTCGTGCTGGGCGCCGCGGCCGTGCTGTTCGCCCCGGCCGGGATCGCGGGCGCGGGCTGGGCGGTGCTGCTCAGCATGACCCTGATCGCCGCCGTCTCCGCCGTCGGCCTGCGCTCCGCGTTGCGCCGCAACGACCGCCTGCCCGCAGGACGGTCCGCCGTCGCCCCGGCCTACGGCACGCGCTGGGCGCGGCTGAACGCCACCGCCGGGTACGGCACGAACTGGGCGCGCCGGGCGGCGTACGAGCGGGAGGGCATCGACGAGGACACGGTCACCCTGTTCATAGGGCGTCCCGGGTACGAACGTGAGGCGTTGCAGGCGGACACGCTCGCGCTGATCGTGCGGCCGCACGGGGGCGGTGGACGGGATGCGGTGGCCGACGAGGAGAGCGTGGCCCACGAGGAGGACGCGGCTCGGAGTGGTGCGGCGGTGCGGTCCTCGTCCGCCCGGGCACGGGCACGGGGGCGGTGGGTCGGGGGCGTCCTGTGGGGTCTGCTCGGTGTGGGGACCGCGGTGTTCTGGGCGGCGTTGCGCGAGCTGCCGTGGTCCGACGGGCCGTCGGCCGATGTGCTGACCGGGCGTCAGTTGCTGGCGGCGCTGCCGCTCACGGCGCTCGTCGCCGGGGGGCTCGTGCTCGTGGTGTTCGTCGGGGCGGTGACGTTGCGCGCCGCGAGAGACGCGTGGTTGCCGGGGGCTGCGCTGGGGTCCGCGCTGCTCGCCCTGTACGCCGTACCCGTCGCCTTCGGCTGGGAACCGACGCCGGTCGGTGGGGCGTTGTACGGGAAAGCAGCCCGTTTCCTCGCGGACGGGGTGGGGCTCGACGGGCCCGAGCCGCTGTTGCGGTGGGCGCCGCCGGCCGGGCAGCTCCTGTGTCTCATACCGCTGTGGCTGCTGCTGGCGCGCGCGGGCCGGCGGCTGACGTGGCCGGGGCGCTGGGGGGTCCTGTACCTCGTCGCGCTGGGCGACTGGGTGTGGCGGCAGGAGCTCGCGCCGACGGCGCTGCCCCTGTTCGGCGTCCTCGTTCTCGTGCTCGCCCTCGCCACCCTGTCGCTGCGGCTCTGCGGGAAGGAGAGACGGGCGCAGGACCGGCGGCGAACTGTCAGCGAGGCGGGACGGGCTGGTGGAAGTAGCCGTTCTTCCCCGCCTCGCGGTAACCGTCGAGACCCGGGCCCGCGTTGA
- a CDS encoding LolA family protein, which yields MAPKATDDTMTGGEPNGGTFDGGEAKDLRAGRRKAVRYVVPVTVIGVAAATIGLVPALADSGDPDLPKITAQQLLDKIAASDVQQLSGTVKITTDLGLPDLGGLESGLLSGAAQQGGDGSSADPSAKLTELASGTHTLRVAADGPDKQKLSLLENAAEYSVIHNGKNVWGYDSASNEVYHSTVDESSKKGETETPVPATPKDLTEDALKAVDDTTSVTVDGTVHVAGRDAYKLLVKPKQSGSTVGAISVAVDAKTGLPLKFTLTPASGGAAVVDVGFTEVSFAKPAASTFDFTAPKGAKVTEGDAADKGDAGSGKWDKEGATEKTPQHSDPSGDDFAQGFGGADGLNVLGEGWTSVATFDTGGEGVPSGSAAGGEIGGFLGSLGDKVSGKFGSGTVFSTRLINALITDDGKVYVGAVTKDALVKAANAAK from the coding sequence ATGGCACCGAAGGCAACCGACGACACCATGACCGGCGGGGAGCCGAACGGCGGGACGTTCGACGGCGGGGAGGCCAAGGATCTGCGCGCCGGGCGGCGCAAGGCCGTGCGGTACGTCGTCCCGGTCACCGTGATCGGTGTCGCGGCGGCGACGATCGGGCTGGTCCCCGCGCTCGCCGACTCCGGCGACCCCGACCTGCCGAAGATCACCGCGCAGCAACTCCTCGACAAGATCGCCGCTTCGGACGTACAGCAGTTGTCCGGCACGGTGAAGATCACCACCGATCTCGGGCTGCCCGACCTCGGCGGGCTGGAGAGCGGTCTCCTTTCCGGCGCCGCACAGCAGGGCGGTGACGGTTCGTCCGCCGACCCGTCCGCCAAGCTCACCGAACTCGCCTCCGGCACGCACACCCTGCGCGTCGCCGCCGACGGCCCCGACAAGCAGAAGCTCTCGCTGCTGGAGAACGCGGCCGAGTACAGCGTCATCCACAACGGCAAGAACGTGTGGGGGTACGACAGCGCCTCCAACGAGGTCTATCACTCCACCGTCGACGAGAGCTCCAAGAAGGGCGAGACGGAGACCCCCGTTCCGGCCACGCCCAAGGACCTCACCGAGGACGCCCTGAAGGCGGTCGACGACACGACCTCCGTGACCGTCGACGGCACCGTCCATGTCGCCGGCCGCGACGCCTACAAGCTGCTGGTCAAGCCGAAGCAGTCCGGTTCCACGGTCGGCGCGATCAGCGTGGCCGTGGACGCGAAGACGGGCCTGCCGCTGAAGTTCACGCTGACCCCCGCGAGCGGCGGCGCCGCCGTCGTGGACGTCGGCTTCACCGAGGTCAGCTTCGCCAAGCCCGCCGCCTCCACCTTCGACTTCACCGCCCCCAAGGGCGCGAAGGTCACCGAGGGCGACGCGGCCGACAAGGGCGACGCGGGAAGCGGCAAGTGGGACAAGGAGGGTGCGACGGAGAAGACGCCGCAGCACTCCGACCCGTCCGGCGACGACTTCGCGCAGGGCTTCGGCGGCGCCGACGGTCTGAACGTCCTCGGCGAGGGCTGGACCTCCGTCGCCACCTTCGACACCGGCGGCGAGGGCGTGCCCTCAGGCTCCGCGGCCGGCGGAGAGATCGGCGGCTTCCTCGGCTCCCTCGGCGACAAGGTGAGCGGCAAGTTCGGCTCCGGGACCGTCTTCTCCACACGCCTGATCAACGCCCTGATCACGGACGACGGCAAGGTCTACGTCGGCGCGGTCACCAAGGACGCCCTGGTGAAGGCGGCGAACGCGGCGAAGTAG
- a CDS encoding glycosyltransferase, giving the protein MFRARAVQQETVRREIQRFLEIRPVQVAELDLDLELDGGLDGSLDGGGVLRPGPGSRPVTHGPVFVLVRRGGRPVGTLLAQVPEGADPKTFLVGLAARGHASTGPVHLPGPPPGPAPGQTSDPVPDPPPGPTPVPSTTVVIATRERAALLAHALDSLLAQDHPDFEIVVVDNAPVTDATRDLVEHKYAERVRYVTEPVPGLAVAHNRGVAVAHGEVIAFTDDDVVADPRWLTELTAPFTADPRLGCATGLILPARLRTPAQVLLESHGGFAKGFTARTYDPLDPPADEPLFPFTAGRFGSGASMAFRTEVLRAVGGFDPATGAGTRARGGDDLYGFVRVLAEGHRLHYTPHALVWHHHRETWQDLETQAYGYGAGLTAYLTAILVNRPGLLPAFLARLPRGLAYARRLTASREAEARGVGAGAGAEARAGGAPGGHDDRAHAWPGRLSRLQRRGMLYGPVGYLRARRALRLRPAQQERGTAR; this is encoded by the coding sequence ATGTTCCGCGCAAGAGCTGTGCAGCAGGAGACCGTACGGCGGGAGATACAGAGGTTCCTGGAGATCCGGCCGGTGCAGGTCGCCGAGCTCGACCTCGACCTCGAACTGGACGGGGGTCTGGACGGGAGTCTGGACGGGGGTGGCGTGCTCAGACCCGGTCCGGGCAGCCGGCCCGTCACGCACGGACCGGTGTTCGTGCTGGTCAGGCGGGGTGGGCGGCCGGTCGGGACGCTGCTCGCGCAGGTACCGGAGGGCGCCGATCCGAAGACGTTCCTGGTGGGCCTCGCCGCCCGCGGACACGCTTCGACAGGGCCCGTCCACCTGCCCGGTCCACCACCAGGCCCGGCACCAGGCCAGACGTCAGACCCGGTACCCGACCCGCCGCCCGGCCCGACGCCCGTACCGTCCACCACCGTCGTGATCGCCACCCGCGAACGCGCCGCGCTGCTCGCCCACGCCCTCGACTCGCTCCTCGCCCAGGACCACCCGGACTTCGAGATCGTCGTCGTCGACAACGCGCCCGTGACGGACGCGACCCGGGACCTCGTCGAGCACAAGTACGCCGAGCGCGTGCGGTACGTGACCGAGCCGGTGCCCGGTCTCGCCGTCGCGCACAACAGGGGCGTCGCGGTCGCGCACGGCGAGGTGATCGCCTTCACGGACGACGACGTCGTGGCGGACCCGCGCTGGCTCACGGAACTCACCGCGCCCTTCACCGCGGACCCCCGCCTCGGCTGCGCCACCGGCCTCATCCTCCCGGCCCGGCTGCGCACGCCCGCCCAGGTCCTCCTGGAGAGCCACGGCGGTTTCGCCAAGGGCTTCACGGCACGCACGTACGACCCACTGGACCCGCCCGCCGACGAGCCGCTGTTCCCCTTCACCGCGGGCCGCTTCGGCTCCGGCGCGAGCATGGCCTTCCGTACGGAGGTGCTGCGGGCGGTCGGCGGCTTCGACCCGGCGACGGGTGCGGGCACGCGCGCGCGGGGCGGCGACGACCTCTACGGGTTCGTCCGCGTCCTCGCCGAGGGCCACCGGCTGCACTACACCCCGCACGCGCTGGTCTGGCACCACCACCGGGAGACCTGGCAGGACCTGGAGACCCAGGCGTACGGCTACGGCGCCGGCCTCACCGCCTACCTCACCGCGATCCTCGTCAACCGCCCCGGCCTGCTGCCCGCGTTCCTGGCCCGACTGCCCAGGGGACTGGCGTACGCGCGAAGGCTGACGGCGAGTCGGGAAGCGGAGGCCCGAGGCGTGGGGGCGGGAGCCGGGGCGGAGGCGCGTGCGGGGGGCGCGCCCGGCGGGCACGACGACCGGGCGCACGCCTGGCCCGGGCGGCTGTCCCGGCTCCAGCGGCGCGGCATGCTCTATGGGCCGGTGGGGTATTTGCGCGCCCGGCGCGCGCTGCGACTGCGGCCGGCGCAGCAGGAACGGGGGACGGCGCGATGA
- a CDS encoding polysaccharide deacetylase family protein has translation MFLYHAVMEDPPDWIAEFTVSPKQFGEHLDAVVDSGRTPVTISALADHLAGRAPLPSRPVLLTFDDGFADLPGATAEALAGRGLSATAYLTTGAIAPGGRSLLPPAPMMTLQQAARLEQYGMEIGSHTVTHAQLDTLAPRALAHELRASRSVLEDALGHLVRHLAYPHGYNSGRVRRMAAAAGYETATAVRHALSSDRDERYRIARLIVRRSHTVADVEGWLTGSGARIAPYRDGPRTVGWRWYRHARAVVRGPLFAG, from the coding sequence GTGTTCCTGTACCACGCCGTGATGGAGGATCCGCCGGACTGGATCGCCGAGTTCACCGTCAGTCCGAAGCAGTTCGGCGAGCATCTGGACGCCGTCGTCGACAGCGGACGCACGCCCGTCACGATCAGCGCGCTCGCCGACCACCTCGCGGGGCGGGCGCCGTTGCCGTCCCGGCCGGTGCTGCTCACCTTCGACGACGGTTTCGCCGACCTGCCGGGTGCGACCGCCGAGGCGCTGGCCGGGCGCGGGCTGTCCGCCACCGCCTATCTCACGACCGGCGCCATCGCCCCGGGCGGGCGCAGTCTGCTGCCGCCCGCGCCGATGATGACGTTGCAGCAGGCGGCGCGGCTGGAGCAGTACGGCATGGAGATCGGCAGCCACACGGTCACCCACGCGCAGTTGGACACCCTCGCGCCCCGGGCGCTCGCGCACGAACTGCGGGCGTCCCGCTCGGTGTTGGAGGACGCCCTCGGCCACCTCGTCCGCCACCTCGCCTATCCGCACGGCTACAACAGCGGTCGGGTACGGCGGATGGCGGCCGCCGCGGGCTACGAGACGGCCACCGCCGTGCGGCACGCGCTGAGTTCGGACCGCGACGAGCGCTACCGCATCGCCCGGCTCATCGTGCGCCGCAGCCACACCGTCGCCGACGTCGAGGGCTGGCTGACGGGTTCCGGCGCCCGGATCGCCCCGTATCGCGACGGGCCGAGGACGGTCGGCTGGCGGTGGTACCGCCACGCCCGCGCCGTCGTCCGGGGGCCGCTCTTCGCCGGCTGA
- a CDS encoding glycoside hydrolase family 26 protein, which yields MKGDGDVRDRTRGVRRRSCTAVVLVAVAALLAGIGIWAGRSEDPESATDALPDNAASGELPTGPCAPTGSLVPPCGAWWGAAVPYAGNGSLKDAVLGFEKRIGRRLDLVYNYHDMSGTELDGELLTPDEVDLGKDRLLMLAWESTVWTEPHHENWTETQLGWKNIASGKLDEKILDPQIRRIKAYGKRVFLSFDQETDARIKEGAGTPKEFIAAYRHLRDRFRKLGADNVVWVWTVSGYLGSAADMKALYPGDAYVDWIAMDQYNYYECHDTTDWKDFLRSQRPSYEWLRANITDDKPVMLAEFATAPDAGAPQRQRDWYTQIPAAVKQLPDVKALVHWNRPTSDQAACDLTVNAGPGLDGYREAGKNGYFHQPVPPR from the coding sequence ATGAAGGGCGACGGCGACGTGCGGGACAGGACGAGGGGTGTAAGGCGGCGCTCCTGCACGGCTGTCGTACTCGTGGCGGTGGCCGCGTTGCTCGCCGGGATCGGCATCTGGGCCGGCCGCTCCGAGGACCCGGAGTCCGCCACGGACGCCCTGCCCGACAACGCCGCCTCGGGCGAGCTGCCCACCGGTCCCTGCGCCCCGACCGGCTCGCTGGTTCCGCCCTGCGGCGCCTGGTGGGGCGCCGCCGTGCCGTACGCAGGGAACGGCTCGCTCAAGGACGCCGTCCTCGGCTTCGAGAAGCGGATCGGCCGCAGGCTCGACCTCGTCTACAACTACCACGACATGTCCGGCACCGAGCTCGACGGAGAACTGCTCACCCCCGACGAAGTAGACCTCGGCAAGGACCGGCTGCTCATGCTGGCCTGGGAGTCCACCGTCTGGACCGAGCCGCACCACGAGAACTGGACGGAGACCCAGCTCGGCTGGAAGAACATCGCCTCCGGAAAACTCGACGAGAAGATCCTCGATCCGCAGATCCGGCGTATCAAGGCCTACGGGAAACGTGTCTTCCTCTCCTTCGACCAGGAGACCGACGCCCGCATCAAGGAAGGCGCCGGCACCCCGAAGGAGTTCATCGCGGCGTACCGCCACCTTCGCGACCGGTTCCGGAAACTGGGCGCCGACAACGTCGTGTGGGTGTGGACCGTCTCCGGCTACCTCGGCAGCGCGGCCGACATGAAGGCGCTCTACCCCGGGGACGCGTACGTCGACTGGATCGCCATGGACCAGTACAACTACTACGAGTGCCACGACACCACCGACTGGAAGGACTTCCTGCGCAGCCAGCGGCCCAGCTACGAGTGGCTGCGCGCGAACATCACCGACGACAAGCCCGTGATGCTCGCGGAGTTCGCCACCGCGCCCGACGCCGGTGCCCCGCAGCGCCAGCGCGACTGGTACACCCAGATCCCCGCCGCCGTGAAGCAGCTCCCCGACGTGAAGGCGCTGGTGCACTGGAACCGGCCGACCTCCGACCAGGCAGCGTGCGATCTGACCGTCAACGCGGGCCCGGGTCTCGACGGTTACCGCGAGGCGGGGAAGAACGGCTACTTCCACCAGCCCGTCCCGCCTCGCTGA
- a CDS encoding GNAT family N-acetyltransferase: MLRPEDLGEGERERWRALRAASTLPRNPFMEPEFTDAVGLVRPRARVAVVYEGREPVGFLPHERGRLGQGQALAYGVSDAQGAVLAPGLGLNAAELMRACSLSSFAFDNLEAEQGLFVPHAAEEYTSYVIDVEKGYETYESVLRAQSPKFLKTTLAKERKLGRQVGELRFVFDERDPAALRTLMAWKSGQYRRTGRRDRFAQEWITRLVAALAETRAPECAGTLSVLYAGEQPIAAHFGLRSSTVLACWFPSYEPEFAKFSPGLVLHLRMAESAAAEGIGLLDLGRGAAEYKDSLKTGEIPVYEGAWTRPGAGAALYWLSREPSRRAHHFVRNRPGLAAAAARTLKGAGRLRRP, from the coding sequence GTGCTGAGGCCGGAAGACCTCGGCGAGGGGGAGAGGGAGCGGTGGCGCGCGCTGCGTGCCGCGTCGACGCTTCCGCGAAACCCCTTCATGGAACCGGAGTTCACCGACGCCGTGGGGCTCGTGCGGCCCCGCGCGCGGGTGGCGGTGGTGTACGAGGGGCGTGAGCCGGTCGGCTTCCTGCCCCATGAGCGGGGCCGGCTCGGCCAGGGCCAGGCCCTCGCGTACGGCGTCTCGGACGCGCAGGGCGCGGTGCTGGCCCCGGGTCTCGGGCTGAACGCCGCCGAACTGATGCGGGCGTGCTCGCTGTCGAGCTTCGCCTTCGACAACCTGGAGGCGGAACAAGGGCTGTTCGTCCCGCACGCGGCCGAGGAGTACACCTCCTATGTCATCGACGTCGAAAAGGGTTACGAGACCTACGAGTCGGTACTGCGCGCCCAGTCGCCGAAGTTCCTGAAGACGACGCTCGCCAAGGAGCGCAAGCTCGGCCGTCAGGTCGGGGAGCTGCGGTTCGTGTTCGACGAACGCGACCCGGCCGCGCTGCGCACGCTCATGGCGTGGAAGTCCGGGCAGTACCGCAGGACCGGCCGCCGGGACCGGTTCGCCCAGGAGTGGATCACCCGGCTCGTGGCGGCGCTCGCCGAGACGCGCGCGCCGGAGTGCGCCGGCACACTGTCCGTCCTGTACGCCGGTGAGCAGCCGATCGCCGCGCACTTCGGACTGCGTTCGTCGACCGTCCTGGCCTGCTGGTTCCCGTCGTACGAACCGGAGTTCGCGAAGTTCTCGCCCGGCCTGGTGCTGCATCTGCGGATGGCCGAGTCGGCCGCCGCCGAGGGCATCGGCCTGCTCGACCTGGGGCGGGGCGCGGCCGAGTACAAGGACTCGCTGAAGACAGGGGAGATCCCCGTGTACGAGGGGGCGTGGACCCGTCCGGGGGCGGGCGCCGCGCTCTACTGGCTCAGCCGCGAACCGTCCCGCCGCGCGCACCACTTCGTGCGCAACCGGCCGGGGCTCGCCGCGGCGGCCGCACGGACGCTGAAGGGCGCGGGCCGCCTGCGCCGGCCGTGA